One window from the genome of Bremerella alba encodes:
- a CDS encoding ATP-dependent Clp protease adaptor ClpS, whose amino-acid sequence MSSEDTVVATPESIVENKPKRQPPYGVVLHNDEINTFEFVIETLRKVFGYELEKCFHLTQEAHEQGRCLVWSGTLEGAELKREQVISRGPDPVMKAKGALPLRVTLEEMPQ is encoded by the coding sequence ATGAGCAGCGAAGATACGGTCGTCGCCACCCCCGAATCGATCGTCGAGAACAAACCGAAACGTCAGCCGCCGTACGGGGTCGTTCTGCACAACGACGAAATCAACACATTTGAGTTCGTCATCGAGACTTTGCGCAAAGTCTTTGGGTACGAACTAGAGAAATGCTTTCATCTGACCCAGGAAGCCCACGAACAGGGCCGATGCCTGGTCTGGAGCGGTACCCTGGAAGGTGCCGAGCTGAAGCGGGAACAAGTGATCTCACGCGGCCCTGACCCCGTGATGAAAGCGAAGGGAGCCCTTCCACTGCGTGTCACTCTGGAAGAAATGCCTCAATAG
- a CDS encoding toxin-antitoxin system HicB family antitoxin produces the protein MSQYNPGNSYPQSQPAPRPVYPNTTFPPQQPSQPQYHSPQPAASEGAYATSRPTFTGTPQAPVQPAAPAGPALNVAPTATFEEKKIECVRIAREFFRGVPDWVTYFREILGVEGVVHRLFPQPEEFTKFEQSEEYSEIQLMIVKLRERSNVQNESKEPTRVITVRLPKSLHESLRVEAHSRRTSMNKLCISKLLQVIDDSMIPND, from the coding sequence GTGTCCCAATACAACCCAGGCAATTCGTACCCGCAGTCGCAGCCAGCACCGCGTCCGGTTTACCCAAACACCACGTTCCCACCCCAGCAGCCTAGCCAGCCGCAGTACCATTCGCCGCAGCCGGCAGCCAGCGAAGGTGCTTACGCCACCTCGCGTCCGACTTTCACCGGCACGCCGCAAGCACCGGTTCAGCCGGCCGCTCCTGCAGGGCCAGCGTTGAACGTCGCCCCAACCGCCACCTTCGAGGAAAAGAAGATCGAGTGCGTTCGTATCGCTCGTGAGTTTTTCCGTGGTGTGCCGGACTGGGTCACCTACTTCCGTGAGATCCTCGGCGTCGAAGGGGTCGTTCACCGACTCTTCCCACAGCCAGAAGAATTCACGAAGTTCGAGCAGTCCGAAGAGTACAGCGAAATCCAGCTGATGATCGTCAAGCTGCGCGAACGCTCCAACGTCCAGAACGAATCGAAAGAGCCGACCCGGGTCATCACCGTGCGTCTGCCCAAGAGCCTTCACGAGTCGCTCCGCGTTGAAGCTCACTCGCGACGTACCAGCATGAACAAGCTGTGCATCTCGAAGCTACTGCAGGTCATCGACGACTCGATGATCCCCAACGACTAA
- a CDS encoding sugar phosphate isomerase/epimerase family protein yields MQRHLGRRQFLQSMAATGAALTLGPHLLAADADKKAPFKISLAQWSLHRTIRSGKLDNLDFAKTAKEECGIEAIEYVNQFFKDKAKDEKYLAEMNKRADDNGVKQLLIMVDGEGALGDADEAKRKNAVENHYKWAEAAKTLGGHSIRVNAKSSGSYEEQIKLAADGLAQLSEFAKGLGLNVIVENHGGLSSNGEWLASVMKTVDMENCGTLPDFGNFRVSKDEMYDRYKGVDELMPYAKAVSAKSHNFNEEGLETNTDFFKMMDIVVNKHNYHGYVGVEWEGGNPGEIEGIVLTRKLLEKCAAKLA; encoded by the coding sequence ATGCAACGGCATCTCGGTCGACGTCAATTCCTTCAATCGATGGCCGCCACCGGCGCCGCATTGACCCTCGGTCCACACCTTCTTGCGGCCGACGCCGACAAGAAAGCCCCCTTTAAAATCTCGCTGGCCCAGTGGTCGCTCCACCGCACCATCCGTAGCGGCAAGCTCGACAACCTCGACTTCGCCAAAACGGCCAAAGAGGAATGCGGCATCGAAGCGATTGAATACGTGAACCAGTTCTTTAAAGACAAAGCCAAGGACGAAAAGTACCTGGCCGAAATGAACAAGCGAGCTGACGACAATGGCGTTAAGCAATTGCTGATCATGGTCGACGGCGAAGGTGCCCTGGGCGATGCGGACGAAGCCAAACGCAAGAATGCGGTCGAAAATCACTACAAATGGGCCGAAGCAGCCAAGACCCTTGGTGGACACTCGATCCGAGTGAACGCCAAAAGCAGTGGTAGCTACGAAGAACAGATCAAGCTGGCAGCCGACGGCCTGGCCCAGTTGAGCGAATTCGCCAAGGGCCTGGGCCTGAACGTGATCGTCGAAAACCACGGGGGACTTTCGTCCAACGGCGAGTGGCTCGCTTCGGTGATGAAGACCGTCGACATGGAAAATTGCGGCACGCTGCCAGACTTTGGCAACTTCCGTGTCAGCAAAGACGAAATGTACGACCGCTATAAGGGCGTCGACGAACTAATGCCGTACGCCAAGGCCGTGAGCGCCAAGTCGCACAACTTCAATGAAGAAGGCCTGGAAACCAACACCGACTTCTTCAAGATGATGGACATTGTCGTCAACAAGCATAACTATCACGGTTATGTCGGCGTTGAATGGGAAGGGGGCAACCCAGGCGAGATCGAAGGAATCGTCCTGACTCGCAAGCTCCTGGAAAAGTGCGCCGCCAAGCTAGCGTAG
- the hflX gene encoding GTPase HflX: protein MTERDRKQSVAQENAILVKLLDPSIQYSDDPLEELDGLATTAGTTVVGKLTQRRDKPEPGTYLGKGKIEELSLCAEASEADVIIFDNELSPGQTRNLERETKRKVIDRTELILDIFATHAQTLESRLAVELAQLEYSLPRLKRMWSHLDRIKMGVGMRGPGEKQLEVDRRLVEKRIRDLKDDLDKVAKRREREVAARKESMTISLVGYTNAGKSTLMNALTSAQVLSADMLFATLDTRTRRWRLPHWGPVLLSDTVGFIRDLPHRLIASFKATLEEANQADLLLHVADASNPEAEQQIAAVYDVLAELGIEQKNTLLVLNKIDRIEDPRRLEQLQARYPQAVSVSAVSRQGLDKLAIAVSDALSKSFSDVEIEASVDNGKLVAYLAKNGEVVSKRYGNEKLFVHCRIPTAHLGRIENQNPDAVIRPYEPSSETEESDAVGDVA from the coding sequence GTGACAGAACGAGATCGCAAACAGAGCGTCGCTCAGGAAAATGCCATTCTGGTCAAGTTGTTGGATCCGTCGATCCAGTATTCCGACGATCCACTGGAGGAGCTGGACGGACTGGCGACCACCGCCGGAACGACAGTCGTTGGCAAGCTGACTCAGCGACGCGATAAGCCGGAACCGGGAACCTATCTTGGTAAAGGAAAGATTGAGGAGTTATCGCTGTGCGCCGAAGCGTCGGAGGCGGACGTTATTATCTTCGATAACGAGCTTTCGCCGGGGCAGACCCGCAATCTAGAGCGGGAAACCAAGCGGAAGGTGATTGATCGGACCGAGCTTATTCTCGATATCTTCGCCACCCATGCGCAAACCCTTGAATCACGTCTGGCGGTCGAGTTGGCCCAGCTAGAGTATTCGCTCCCAAGGTTGAAGCGAATGTGGTCCCACTTGGACCGTATCAAGATGGGTGTCGGGATGCGTGGTCCTGGTGAAAAGCAGTTGGAAGTCGACCGCCGTTTAGTCGAGAAACGCATTCGCGATTTGAAAGACGATTTGGACAAAGTGGCCAAGCGTCGCGAGCGTGAAGTGGCGGCCCGGAAAGAGTCGATGACGATCAGTCTGGTGGGCTATACTAATGCAGGTAAAAGCACCCTGATGAATGCGTTGACCTCGGCCCAGGTATTGTCTGCGGATATGCTCTTTGCGACGCTCGATACGCGGACGCGGCGTTGGCGGTTGCCGCATTGGGGACCGGTTCTGCTGAGCGATACGGTCGGTTTCATTCGGGACCTCCCTCACCGCTTGATCGCATCGTTTAAGGCCACGCTGGAAGAGGCCAATCAAGCCGATCTTTTGCTGCACGTGGCAGATGCCAGTAACCCTGAAGCCGAGCAGCAAATTGCCGCAGTTTACGATGTTTTGGCTGAATTAGGGATCGAGCAAAAGAATACTTTGCTGGTTCTGAATAAAATCGATCGCATCGAGGATCCTCGGCGTTTAGAGCAGCTTCAAGCTCGCTACCCCCAGGCCGTTTCGGTGAGTGCCGTATCGCGGCAAGGGCTCGATAAGCTGGCGATCGCGGTAAGCGATGCGTTGAGCAAATCGTTCTCTGATGTCGAGATCGAAGCGTCCGTCGACAACGGTAAGCTGGTCGCCTATTTGGCCAAGAACGGCGAGGTCGTTTCCAAGCGATATGGCAATGAGAAGTTGTTCGTTCATTGCCGCATTCCGACCGCTCATTTAGGGCGTATCGAGAACCAGAATCCGGACGCGGTGATTCGTCCCTATGAGCCCTCTTCCGAGACCGAAGAATCGGATGCTGTGGGGGATGTCGCCTAA
- a CDS encoding SDR family NAD(P)-dependent oxidoreductase: MRRKLDGLRILITGASSGIGRAMSILAAEAGAKLLLSARREDRLEELLEVVHAKGADAQYVVGDVTDPALRQKLLEKAQHHYQGLDVLVNNAGIGAYGAFAEASPERLRQLMEVNFFAPVELTRLFLPMLEKGRTPAICNISSILAHRAVPGKSEYCASKFALHGFSDALRAELSSKGVDVILVSPSTTSSEFSSSVIEKKGKAPATGKFTRTPHSIAVAALRAIRTGRHEIIPSKTGYAMVLLDRLWPSLADWTVAKFG; this comes from the coding sequence ATGCGGCGGAAGCTGGATGGCCTACGGATTTTGATCACCGGCGCGTCTTCCGGGATCGGTCGCGCTATGTCGATTTTAGCGGCGGAAGCAGGGGCCAAGCTGCTGCTTTCCGCCAGGCGTGAAGACCGCCTGGAGGAGCTGCTGGAGGTGGTTCATGCCAAGGGGGCCGACGCCCAGTATGTGGTCGGAGACGTGACCGATCCGGCCCTTCGTCAGAAGCTGCTCGAAAAGGCTCAGCACCATTATCAGGGGCTGGATGTGCTGGTGAACAACGCTGGCATCGGGGCTTATGGAGCCTTTGCCGAGGCGTCGCCCGAGCGTCTGCGGCAGTTGATGGAGGTCAATTTCTTTGCCCCAGTCGAGCTGACTCGCCTCTTTCTGCCGATGCTCGAAAAGGGGAGGACGCCGGCCATCTGCAATATCTCGTCGATCCTCGCGCATCGAGCCGTTCCAGGCAAAAGCGAGTACTGTGCTAGCAAGTTTGCCTTGCACGGTTTTAGTGATGCCCTGCGTGCGGAATTGTCGAGTAAAGGAGTAGACGTCATTCTGGTCAGTCCCAGCACGACCAGCAGCGAGTTTTCCTCCTCGGTGATCGAGAAAAAAGGAAAGGCTCCGGCCACGGGAAAGTTCACTCGAACACCTCACAGCATTGCCGTCGCTGCCCTGCGGGCCATACGCACCGGGCGGCATGAAATCATTCCGAGTAAAACCGGCTATGCGATGGTTCTATTGGATCGCCTGTGGCCATCTCTCGCGGATTGGACAGTCGCCAAATTCGGCTGA
- a CDS encoding Gfo/Idh/MocA family protein: MTIRKTRREFLEDSMFATAAAAAFVAPTSLIAAEKQSKSPNEKLHVAVVGLNGRGNAHIGGFTNRDDVIITHLCDVDSKFHESKVEGVAKRQDGHKPKFETDMRRVLDDPSVDIVSIATPNHLHSLQAIWALQAGKDVYVEKPVSHNVSEGRRVVEAARKYERICQAGTQSRSNPGMIDAIEFVQSGKIGDVKVARGLCYKPRKSIGEKGTYQPPKSVDYSLWLGPAQMQEVTRPRFHYDWHWQMPFGNGDLGNQGIHQMDLARWGLGVNELSNAVISYGGRFGYEDAGTTPNTQVVVHDYGDRSLVFEVRGLVYDKKLKESSVSYQGSKIGVIFEGTDGYLVMTTYHSGTAFDKDGNKIRDFKGGSDQNHYNNFIEAVRSREVDHLNGDILEGHLSSALCHTGLISYQMGEEVSPTECLERMEAIKTTENVRATMARVQDHLRDNGVNIDSEGVKLGPMLAFDPKSETFIGNEKADQYLSRDYRKGFEVPAEGKV; encoded by the coding sequence ATGACGATTCGCAAGACGCGTCGCGAGTTCCTCGAAGATTCCATGTTTGCCACCGCGGCTGCCGCTGCGTTTGTGGCTCCCACTTCGTTGATCGCGGCCGAGAAGCAGAGCAAGAGCCCGAACGAAAAGCTGCACGTCGCCGTTGTCGGATTGAATGGCCGCGGTAATGCTCACATCGGTGGTTTCACCAACCGCGACGATGTCATTATTACGCACCTGTGCGATGTCGACTCGAAGTTCCACGAGAGCAAGGTCGAAGGCGTCGCCAAGCGACAGGATGGGCACAAGCCTAAGTTTGAGACCGACATGCGTCGGGTCCTCGACGATCCTTCCGTCGATATCGTCAGTATTGCCACTCCGAACCACCTGCACTCGTTGCAAGCCATTTGGGCTCTCCAGGCCGGCAAGGATGTCTATGTTGAAAAGCCAGTCAGCCACAACGTGAGCGAAGGTCGCCGTGTGGTTGAAGCGGCCCGCAAGTACGAACGCATTTGCCAGGCCGGCACGCAGAGCCGATCGAACCCAGGCATGATCGATGCCATCGAGTTCGTTCAAAGCGGCAAGATTGGTGATGTGAAGGTCGCCCGTGGTTTGTGCTACAAGCCGCGTAAGAGCATCGGTGAAAAAGGTACCTACCAGCCACCGAAGTCGGTTGATTACAGCTTGTGGCTTGGCCCAGCTCAAATGCAGGAAGTTACCCGTCCGCGGTTCCACTACGATTGGCATTGGCAAATGCCGTTCGGTAACGGTGACCTCGGCAATCAGGGCATTCACCAGATGGACTTGGCTCGTTGGGGCTTGGGTGTCAATGAACTGAGCAACGCGGTCATCAGCTACGGTGGTCGTTTCGGTTACGAAGACGCCGGTACCACGCCGAACACTCAGGTCGTTGTGCACGACTACGGCGATCGCTCGCTGGTCTTTGAAGTTCGTGGCTTGGTCTACGACAAGAAGTTGAAGGAAAGCAGCGTCAGCTACCAGGGCTCGAAGATCGGCGTGATCTTTGAAGGAACCGATGGTTACCTCGTGATGACCACCTACCATTCCGGAACTGCCTTTGACAAGGACGGCAACAAGATCCGTGACTTCAAAGGTGGTAGCGACCAGAACCACTACAATAACTTTATTGAAGCGGTCCGCAGTCGTGAAGTCGATCACCTCAATGGCGACATCCTGGAAGGCCATCTTTCCAGTGCTTTGTGTCACACCGGGTTGATCTCGTACCAGATGGGTGAAGAAGTTTCGCCAACGGAATGCCTGGAACGAATGGAAGCGATCAAGACAACTGAAAACGTCCGTGCAACCATGGCACGTGTTCAGGATCACCTTCGCGACAATGGCGTGAACATTGACAGCGAAGGGGTCAAGCTGGGCCCCATGCTGGCCTTCGATCCGAAGAGCGAAACGTTCATCGGCAACGAAAAGGCAGACCAATACCTTAGCCGCGATTACCGCAAGGGCTTTGAAGTTCCTGCTGAAGGTAAAGTCTAA
- a CDS encoding RluA family pseudouridine synthase → MNPSTITPPFRILYEKGPCICVQKQAGLLTQAPPGIDNLEVQLRDFIKQREAKTGNIYLAIIHRLDRPVSGAIVFCRNVRAAQRLAAQFRERTVLKTYWAIVEGRLEHSTGEWTDHVRKIPDVAKGEVVDASADRAKSAQLSYRVLAETDSHSLLEIELGTGRYHQIRLQCSRRGFPVLGDNLYGGCEAFGPKVEDTRHHHIALHARRLQFRHPMVEEQVDVTAPLPLSWQESEIWQKLSDQLEREVPS, encoded by the coding sequence ATGAATCCGTCGACGATAACTCCGCCGTTTCGCATCTTGTACGAGAAGGGTCCGTGTATCTGCGTGCAGAAGCAGGCAGGGCTGCTGACGCAAGCTCCGCCGGGGATCGACAACCTGGAAGTGCAACTTCGCGACTTCATTAAGCAGCGCGAAGCGAAGACCGGGAACATCTACCTGGCAATCATCCACCGGCTTGATCGCCCTGTGTCCGGAGCGATCGTTTTTTGCCGCAATGTCCGCGCTGCTCAGCGTTTGGCGGCGCAGTTTCGCGAACGCACCGTTTTGAAGACTTACTGGGCAATCGTCGAGGGCCGCCTCGAGCATTCGACCGGCGAGTGGACCGATCACGTGCGAAAGATTCCCGACGTGGCGAAAGGGGAGGTCGTTGACGCATCGGCCGACAGGGCCAAGTCTGCCCAGCTAAGTTATCGCGTACTTGCCGAGACCGATTCGCATAGCTTGTTGGAAATCGAATTAGGAACGGGGCGTTATCATCAGATCCGCCTGCAATGCTCCCGTCGTGGGTTTCCCGTGTTGGGCGACAATCTTTATGGAGGGTGCGAAGCGTTCGGCCCAAAAGTTGAAGACACGCGGCACCATCACATCGCGCTCCATGCCCGGCGGTTGCAGTTTCGGCATCCGATGGTGGAAGAGCAGGTCGACGTCACCGCACCGCTTCCCTTATCTTGGCAAGAGTCAGAGATTTGGCAGAAATTGAGCGATCAACTGGAAAGGGAGGTCCCGTCATGA
- a CDS encoding amidohydrolase family protein produces MIRRYRVGWLYTMCGAPIPDATIMVEDDRIVSIEETGIWHDAVDLSQWAVMPALINAHTHLEFSNLIDPLGTQGMNFTQWIMEVIRYRQGFGESLAVEKAQAIRSGLKQCAEHGVGVVAEIATFPLMEVAYERPDVHVVSMLEMLGLDRGRAQERLDQAREHAVYPWSHENVTPGLSPHAPYSASKGMIDQCVALSQQHQLPIAMHLAESLEELELLERGTGPFRVMLDNMGLFQETDFPGGKRPADYIEQLASAYRAMVVHGNYLTKPEIALLKQHKETMSVCYCPRTHAYFRHDRHPIESLLADGIRVVLGTDSRASSPDLDLWAELQHVSETFPNIPAEQLLPMVTRDAAFALGLEGSFGTIDAGQKAMVSAFAIGSDCPDVLTAMLGGQPRLWNLGVGLTQLDLATA; encoded by the coding sequence ATGATTCGTCGTTATCGAGTAGGGTGGCTCTATACAATGTGTGGCGCCCCGATCCCGGATGCCACGATCATGGTGGAAGACGACCGAATCGTCAGCATCGAAGAAACAGGCATCTGGCACGACGCCGTCGACCTGAGTCAATGGGCCGTGATGCCGGCGCTGATTAACGCGCATACGCATCTCGAGTTCAGCAATTTAATCGATCCCCTGGGAACGCAGGGAATGAACTTTACGCAGTGGATCATGGAAGTGATTCGCTACCGGCAAGGGTTTGGCGAGAGTCTGGCGGTTGAGAAGGCGCAAGCCATTCGAAGTGGGCTCAAGCAGTGCGCCGAGCATGGTGTCGGCGTGGTGGCCGAGATCGCGACGTTTCCCCTGATGGAAGTTGCCTACGAGCGGCCCGACGTCCATGTCGTTTCAATGTTAGAGATGCTGGGATTGGATCGGGGCCGCGCGCAAGAGCGGCTTGACCAGGCCCGCGAGCATGCGGTTTATCCATGGTCGCACGAGAATGTCACCCCTGGGTTGAGTCCCCATGCGCCCTATTCGGCTAGTAAGGGGATGATCGACCAGTGCGTTGCCCTATCGCAGCAGCATCAATTGCCGATCGCGATGCACTTGGCCGAGTCGCTCGAGGAGCTAGAACTGCTCGAAAGAGGAACAGGCCCTTTTCGCGTGATGCTCGATAATATGGGCTTATTCCAAGAAACCGACTTTCCCGGCGGTAAGAGGCCTGCCGATTACATCGAGCAACTTGCCTCGGCGTACCGGGCGATGGTGGTGCATGGCAATTATCTTACAAAGCCAGAGATTGCATTGCTCAAGCAGCACAAAGAAACGATGAGCGTCTGCTATTGTCCACGTACGCATGCTTACTTCCGTCACGATCGCCATCCGATTGAATCTCTGCTGGCCGATGGAATTCGCGTGGTGCTCGGGACCGATTCGCGGGCCTCTTCGCCGGACCTCGACTTATGGGCCGAACTGCAACACGTGAGCGAGACCTTTCCCAATATCCCGGCCGAGCAGCTTTTGCCGATGGTAACGCGCGACGCCGCGTTCGCTTTGGGGCTGGAAGGATCCTTTGGGACGATTGATGCCGGGCAGAAGGCAATGGTCTCTGCTTTCGCGATCGGTAGCGATTGCCCGGATGTGCTCACCGCGATGCTGGGTGGTCAGCCGCGACTGTGGAACCTGGGAGTTGGTTTAACGCAACTCGACCTTGCCACTGCCTGA
- the purM gene encoding phosphoribosylformylglycinamidine cyclo-ligase has protein sequence MAKATYKDAGVDLDVYAESMSRLPRLVKRTFSPRVMQLDGGFAGLFKLDFDNALFARKYEDPVLISCTDGVGTKLKLAIDSGKHDTVGIDLVAMCVNDAICCGGEPLFFLDYIAMGKDDPELLEQLVTGITNGCVDSDCALIGGETAIMPDLYKVGDYDMAGFCVGVADRKHLIDGKTIGDGDVVLGLSSSGVHSNGFSLVRKVVFEIAGLKLDDPIESLGATVGETLLTPTKIYVQPVRNVLSHYKIKNVVHGIAHITGGGLQENLERILPKNVDVEIKKGSWPELPVFPWIQQLGEIEDEEMARVFNMGIGLVVIVSSYYAASVQKMLSEGGCDVFEIGKVTSGSGKVELR, from the coding sequence ATGGCAAAAGCCACCTATAAAGATGCCGGCGTCGACTTAGACGTTTACGCAGAATCGATGTCCCGTCTTCCCCGGTTGGTGAAGCGGACGTTCTCTCCTCGGGTGATGCAGCTAGATGGCGGCTTTGCTGGGCTCTTCAAACTCGACTTCGATAACGCGCTGTTCGCCCGAAAGTACGAAGATCCCGTCCTTATTTCCTGCACCGATGGGGTAGGAACGAAGCTCAAACTGGCCATCGACAGCGGCAAACACGATACCGTCGGTATCGATCTGGTCGCAATGTGCGTGAATGATGCGATCTGCTGTGGTGGCGAACCGCTGTTTTTCCTCGACTATATCGCCATGGGGAAAGACGACCCCGAATTGCTGGAACAACTGGTCACCGGGATCACCAACGGCTGTGTCGACAGTGACTGCGCATTAATCGGCGGAGAAACGGCGATCATGCCGGACCTTTATAAGGTTGGCGACTACGACATGGCCGGGTTCTGCGTGGGCGTAGCCGATCGAAAGCATCTGATCGACGGCAAGACGATCGGCGATGGGGATGTTGTCCTGGGATTGTCCTCTAGCGGCGTCCACTCCAACGGGTTCAGCCTGGTTCGGAAAGTCGTCTTCGAGATTGCTGGGCTCAAACTGGACGATCCGATCGAATCGCTGGGGGCAACCGTTGGCGAAACGTTACTGACGCCGACGAAGATTTATGTCCAACCGGTTCGAAACGTTCTATCTCATTACAAGATCAAGAACGTTGTTCACGGTATCGCCCACATTACGGGTGGTGGCCTGCAGGAAAACCTAGAGCGAATCTTGCCTAAGAATGTGGACGTCGAGATCAAAAAGGGAAGCTGGCCTGAACTGCCGGTCTTCCCATGGATCCAGCAGTTGGGCGAGATCGAAGACGAAGAAATGGCCCGCGTCTTCAACATGGGCATTGGCCTGGTCGTTATTGTCAGCAGCTATTACGCCGCCAGCGTCCAGAAGATGCTAAGCGAAGGTGGCTGCGACGTTTTCGAGATCGGCAAAGTCACCTCAGGCAGTGGCAAGGTCGAGTTGCGTTAA